Proteins encoded within one genomic window of Saccopteryx leptura isolate mSacLep1 unplaced genomic scaffold, mSacLep1_pri_phased_curated manual_scaffold_18, whole genome shotgun sequence:
- the LOC136386881 gene encoding heat shock transcription factor, Y-linked-like yields MAHVSSETQEVSSQNGSTDLETAINTVLYDHVYPDDLDLRALIEENTFQALCDGPLIKRPRYTFCTSEPEVENNFLAMTFPRKLWKIVQNDQVKSIWWDENRTSIVINEELFKKDILEREAPFKIFEIKNIKSMVRQLNFYGFNKIQKNILRSASLADFLAEKKQVTVLSKVFRNF; encoded by the coding sequence ATGGCACATGTTTCTTCAGAAACTCAAGAGGTTTCTTCTCAAAATGGATCTACTGATTTGGAAACTGCCattaatactgtattatatgatCATGTATATCCTGATGATTTAGACTTGAGGGCCTTGATTGAAGAAAATACCTTTCAAGCTTTATGTGATGGACCCTTAATAAAAAGACCACGTTATACATTTTGTACCTCCGAACCAGAAGTAGAGAATAATTTTCTTGCTATGACATTTCCCAGAAAACTGTGGAAAATTGTTCAAAATGACCAAGTTAAGTCTATTTGGTGGGATGAAAATAGAACTTCTATAGTAATTAATGAAGAACTCTTTAAGAAAgatattttggagagagaggcccctttcaaaatatttgaaattaagaatataaagaGTATGGTGAGACAGCTTAATTTTTATGggtttaataaaatacaaaaaaatattctaagatcTGCATCTTTAGCTGACTTTCTGgcagaaaaaaaacaagtcaCTGTTTTAAGCAAGGTATTCAGAAATTTTTAA